From the genome of Sander lucioperca isolate FBNREF2018 chromosome 1, SLUC_FBN_1.2, whole genome shotgun sequence, one region includes:
- the fgfbp2a gene encoding fibroblast growth factor binding protein 2a: MWTQDSALLLLLACCLWSAEAQSDRRQSIWDDPIKFKTKANDLCSMIITGHGEYTRLRLLCQSNKRSYWCEYIGKPHTCRPYNKNPRHYFVQMTWGLRKLQNACQAPRQIKPHMCRKATDDSQMVFSSASFPQSSPEDSSRTGARPQPRPAPTRQTIRVPPRVKTTQRANPQPSSSPVESNAKRMARQYCWRSLQGICSYFIGLFRK; the protein is encoded by the coding sequence ATGTGGACCCAGGACAGCGCTCTGCTGCTACTGCTCGCCTGCTGCCTTTGGTCAGCCGAGGCTCAGAGCGACAGGAGACAAAGCATCTGGGATGATCCCATCAAATTCAAAACTAAGGCCAATGACTTGTGCTCCATGATCATCACCGGTCACGGGGAATACACCAGGCTGAGGCTGTTGTGCCAGAGTAACAAGCGATCCTACTGGTGTGAATACATTGGCAAGCCTCACACCTGCCGCCCCTACAACAAAAACCCTCGTCACTACTTCGTCCAGATGACGTGGGGGCTCAGAAAGCTCCAAAACGCCTGCCAGGCCCCAAGGCAGATCAAACCTCACATGTGCAGGAAGGCAACTGATGACTCTCAAATGGTCTTCTCATCGGCTTCCTTCCCCCAGTCATCGCCAGAGGATTCATCTAGGACAGGAGCAAGACCTCAACCTCGTCCTGCACCCACAAGGCAAACCATTCGAGTCCCACCACGAGTGAAAACAACACAGAGAGCCAATCCACAACCATCGTCATCTCCTGTCGAGAGCAATGCTAAGAGGATGGCTCGGCAGTACTGCTGGAGGTCACTTCAAGGCATCTGCTCCTACTTCATCGGTTTGTTTCGGAAATAA
- the fgfbp1a gene encoding fibroblast growth factor-binding protein 1 yields MALLTNVTILLVLACISHQLVLSSCQRSQGRRGRGVDRGQRKDRLGLRVGRQSKTDSAQPIKGKMVTKDKSQCTWVATGEDLFILGVTCKKGDRSFSCEYVARPAVCPQYHSNVKLYWKQITRALKKQNSLCQDSSELVRAGVCKRAARDAHFRLHNPQRKTDPPSDPQPTPRAIKSCKPVNKKLAEEHCNDSWSTFCTFFFTMVQDYDC; encoded by the coding sequence ATGGCTCTCCTTACCAATGTCACCATCCTGCTGGTCCTGGCTTGTATCTCCCATCAGCTGGTGTTGAGCAGCTGCCAAAGGAGCCAAGGACGGAGGGGACGAGGAGTGGACAGAGGACAACGCAAGGACAGGCTAGGGCTGAGGGTGGGCCGCCAATCAAAAACTGACTCTGCACAACCCATTAAGGGCAAAATGGTTACCAAAGACAAGTCCCAGTGCACCTGGGTAGCAACAGGTGAGGACCTCTTCATCCTTGGTGTCACCTGCAAGAAGGGGGACAGGAGCTTCAGCTGTGAATATGTCGCCAGACCGGCTGTCTGTCCCCAGTACCATTCCAATGTCAAACTTTACTGGAAGCAAATCACCAGAGCGCTGAAGAAGCAAAATAGTTTGTGCCAGGACAGCAGTGAATTGGTCAGGGCAGGTGTTTGCAAAAGAGCTGCCAGAGATGCTCATTTCAGACTCCATAATCCTCAGAGGAAGACTGACCCGCCTTCCGATCCACAACCAACACCCAGAGCTATCAAATCCTGTAAACCTGTTAACAAGAAGCTGGCTGAGGAGCACTGCAACGACTCCTGGTCGACTTTTTGCACGTTCTTTTTTACTATGGTGCAGGATTATGATTGCTGA